The proteins below are encoded in one region of Enhydrobacter sp.:
- a CDS encoding OsmC family protein yields the protein MSTTAKVSWVEGALFVAEGGSGHTITMDGAPDIGGRNLASRPMEVVLMGMGGCTAIDVVAMLKKQRQDIEGVEVSLVAERAEDHPKVFTSVKLVYTVRGRKLNRALVERAVSLSDEKYCSATAMVKKSATVTHEVVLVEV from the coding sequence ATGTCCACCACCGCGAAGGTCTCCTGGGTCGAGGGCGCCCTGTTCGTCGCCGAGGGCGGCAGCGGCCACACCATCACCATGGACGGCGCGCCCGACATCGGCGGCCGCAACCTCGCCTCGCGGCCGATGGAAGTGGTGCTGATGGGCATGGGCGGCTGCACCGCCATAGACGTGGTGGCGATGCTGAAGAAGCAGCGCCAGGACATCGAGGGCGTCGAGGTTTCGCTGGTCGCCGAGCGCGCGGAGGACCATCCCAAGGTCTTCACCTCGGTGAAGCTCGTCTACACGGTACGTGGCCGCAAGCTGAACCGCGCCCTCGTGGAACGCGCGGTGAGCCTGTCCGACGAGAAGTACTGCTCGGCCACCGCCATGGTGAAGAAATCGGCCACCGTCACGCACGAGGTCGTGCTGGTGGAGGTCTGA
- a CDS encoding DHA2 family efflux MFS transporter permease subunit yields the protein MSVDRDTLRHRRWLTVVVMMATIMQALDGTIANVALPSIQGSLSATQEQVAWVITSYIVSAAIATPLAGFCAVRFGVRRILVSSVIGFTIASMLCGAAQTLEQLVMFRALQGVCGASLVPLSQTLMMEAYPREEQGKAMAMWGVGTMLGPITGPTLGGWLTDQYTWRWVFYINLPVGIMCAMGLMILIRNKASDHPRPFDLLGFTLLSIAIGSFQLMLDRGQQFDWFSSREIVVEAVVAGVAVTMFVIHMLSDDHPFLPRDLFLDRNLMLGIVFTAVTGLLMIVTATLLPPFLQQLKGYPVFTTGIVMAPRGIGTMLSMFVVSRLIGRMDARWLIALGLGLNGLALYDMALFTLDVSEARVVWNGFLQGIGLGLVFPPLTTLAFATVPARIRTEGAAINALMRNLGASVGVAALVALLARNTQVNRSELAEHLTPFSPLWRLGVTPMENGMPVDRSRLIEHWMPFGGTWPFGPIDDPTKMIAMWGEELNRQAATVAYLNDFRVLAISAVICIPLLVFMRRQAMLARPSRR from the coding sequence GACCCAGGAGCAGGTCGCCTGGGTGATCACATCCTACATCGTCTCGGCCGCGATCGCGACGCCGCTGGCCGGCTTCTGCGCCGTGCGGTTCGGGGTGCGGCGCATCCTCGTGAGCTCGGTGATCGGCTTCACCATCGCCTCGATGCTGTGCGGCGCGGCGCAGACGCTGGAGCAGCTCGTGATGTTCAGGGCCCTGCAGGGCGTGTGCGGCGCCTCGCTGGTGCCGCTCAGCCAGACGCTGATGATGGAGGCCTATCCGCGCGAGGAGCAGGGCAAGGCGATGGCGATGTGGGGCGTCGGCACGATGCTGGGTCCCATCACCGGACCGACGCTCGGCGGCTGGCTGACGGATCAGTACACCTGGCGCTGGGTGTTCTACATTAACCTGCCGGTCGGCATCATGTGCGCCATGGGCCTGATGATCCTGATCAGGAACAAGGCGAGCGACCATCCGCGGCCGTTCGACCTGCTCGGCTTCACGCTGCTCTCGATCGCGATCGGCTCGTTCCAGCTCATGCTCGACCGCGGCCAGCAGTTCGACTGGTTCAGCTCGCGCGAAATCGTCGTCGAGGCGGTGGTGGCCGGCGTCGCGGTCACGATGTTCGTGATCCACATGCTGTCGGACGATCATCCGTTCCTGCCGCGCGACCTCTTCCTCGACCGCAACCTGATGCTGGGCATCGTCTTCACGGCCGTCACCGGCCTCCTGATGATCGTGACGGCGACCCTCCTGCCGCCCTTCCTGCAGCAGCTCAAGGGCTATCCCGTCTTCACGACCGGCATCGTGATGGCCCCGCGCGGCATCGGCACGATGCTTTCGATGTTCGTGGTGTCGCGTCTGATCGGCCGGATGGATGCACGCTGGCTGATCGCCCTGGGGCTCGGCCTGAACGGTCTCGCATTGTACGACATGGCGCTGTTCACGCTTGATGTCAGCGAGGCGAGGGTGGTGTGGAACGGTTTCCTGCAGGGGATCGGGCTCGGCCTGGTGTTCCCGCCGCTGACGACGCTCGCCTTCGCCACCGTCCCCGCCCGGATCCGCACCGAAGGCGCCGCCATCAACGCCCTGATGCGCAATCTGGGCGCTTCGGTCGGCGTCGCCGCCCTGGTGGCGCTGCTTGCCCGCAACACCCAGGTCAATCGCTCCGAGCTCGCCGAGCACCTGACGCCGTTCAGCCCGCTGTGGCGGCTCGGCGTCACACCGATGGAGAACGGCATGCCGGTCGACCGCTCGAGGCTGATCGAGCACTGGATGCCGTTCGGCGGGACCTGGCCCTTCGGGCCGATCGACGATCCCACGAAGATGATCGCCATGTGGGGCGAGGAGTTGAACCGGCAGGCCGCGACCGTCGCCTACCTCAACGACTTCCGCGTGCTCGCCATATCGGCGGTGATCTGCATTCCGCTGCTGGTCTTCATGCGCCGCCAGGCGATGCTCGCCCGGCCATCGCGCCGCTGA
- a CDS encoding secondary thiamine-phosphate synthase enzyme YjbQ, whose product MEQALGSLTVQAQRQGLVEITDEIAAWLTEQKVSDGLLTVFIRHTSASLLIQENVDLEVQRDLESFLMKLVPESVTDYRHDAEGPDDMPAHIKGALTQTHLAIPVSRGRLMLGRYQGIFLFEHRRRPRPREIALHLIGQKSSS is encoded by the coding sequence ATGGAACAGGCATTGGGCTCTCTAACGGTTCAGGCGCAGCGGCAGGGACTCGTCGAGATCACCGACGAGATCGCCGCGTGGCTCACCGAGCAGAAGGTGAGCGACGGCCTGCTCACGGTGTTCATTCGGCACACCTCGGCCTCCCTCCTGATCCAGGAGAACGTGGACCTCGAGGTGCAAAGGGACCTCGAGAGCTTCCTGATGAAGTTGGTTCCCGAGTCCGTTACGGACTACCGGCACGATGCCGAGGGGCCCGACGACATGCCGGCCCACATCAAGGGCGCGCTGACCCAAACCCATCTCGCCATTCCGGTCAGTCGAGGGCGCCTGATGCTCGGCCGATATCAAGGCATCTTCCTGTTCGAGCACCGCCGCCGTCCCCGGCCCCGCGAGATCGCCCTTCATCTGATTGGACAGAAGTCCTCGTCCTGA
- the rpsD gene encoding 30S ribosomal protein S4: MSKRENSKYKIDRRLRVNLWGRPKSPINKREYGPGQHGQARTKPTDYRLQLMAKQRLKGYYGSVSERQLRRYYMEAVRRKGDTGENLVELLERRLDAVIYRMKFAITPFASRQLVSHGHVKVNGRRVNIASYLVRDNDVIELTPKAKEMVRVLEAVQSAERDVPEYVTVDHTEMKGTFVRGPKLADVPYPVQMEPSLVVEYYSR, from the coding sequence GTGAGCAAGCGCGAGAATTCGAAGTACAAGATCGATCGCCGCCTCAGGGTCAACCTGTGGGGCCGGCCGAAGAGCCCGATCAACAAGCGCGAATACGGCCCCGGCCAGCACGGCCAGGCGCGCACCAAGCCGACCGACTACCGCCTGCAGCTCATGGCCAAGCAGCGGCTCAAGGGCTACTACGGCTCGGTCTCGGAGCGCCAGCTCCGCCGCTATTACATGGAGGCCGTGCGCCGCAAGGGCGACACCGGCGAGAATCTGGTCGAGCTGCTGGAGCGCCGGCTGGACGCCGTCATCTATCGCATGAAGTTCGCCATCACGCCGTTCGCCTCGCGCCAGCTCGTGAGCCACGGCCACGTCAAGGTGAACGGCCGGCGCGTCAACATCGCCTCCTACCTGGTGCGCGACAACGACGTGATCGAGCTCACCCCCAAGGCCAAGGAGATGGTGCGCGTGCTGGAGGCGGTCCAGAGCGCCGAGCGTGACGTGCCGGAATACGTCACCGTCGACCACACCGAGATGAAGGGCACGTTCGTGCGCGGCCCCAAGCTCGCCGACGTGCCCTATCCGGTGCAGATGGAGCCGTCGCTGGTGGTCGAGTACTACAGCCGCTGA
- a CDS encoding amidase encodes MTDDIGAFVPGPRVHIEGRAGGPLSGLTFAAKDLFDVAGVPTGGGNHDWPTGRAVPSRHAWAVQTLLDAGATLIGKTVTDEVSLGILGENPFDGTPVNVRAPGRVPGGSSSGSAAAVAAGICDTALGTDTGGSVRVPASFCGLYGIRPTHGRIDITGMLPQAPTSDTTGWFARDAETFARVSAVMLGEAIPTVLPTRLVVAVDAFGFADAGVAAALQPMVKRLAGLIGHSREEVMAPQGLSVWARAQRALQPVEAYATFKDWLDTRNPRMAFSVARGLLAGASVPVSEQNWANLMRQEARARMAYLLPPGTILCLPTTPFPAPPTGQPLAVLDPLRDRITCLCAHGGLAGHPQVSLPGATVDGLPVGLSIIGAPGSDAGLVAVARALDAAK; translated from the coding sequence ATGACCGACGATATCGGCGCCTTCGTGCCGGGCCCGCGTGTGCACATCGAAGGCCGTGCCGGCGGCCCGCTATCGGGCCTCACCTTCGCCGCCAAGGATCTGTTCGACGTGGCGGGTGTGCCGACCGGCGGCGGCAATCACGACTGGCCGACCGGCCGTGCCGTGCCCTCACGGCATGCCTGGGCAGTGCAGACGCTGCTCGATGCCGGTGCGACGCTGATCGGCAAGACGGTCACCGACGAGGTGTCGCTCGGCATCCTGGGCGAGAATCCGTTCGACGGCACGCCGGTCAATGTCCGCGCGCCCGGTCGCGTTCCCGGCGGCTCGTCCTCCGGCTCGGCCGCGGCGGTCGCCGCCGGCATTTGCGATACCGCGCTCGGCACCGATACCGGCGGCTCGGTGCGCGTGCCGGCGAGCTTCTGCGGCCTCTACGGCATCCGCCCGACTCACGGTCGCATCGACATCACCGGCATGCTGCCGCAGGCGCCGACCTCGGACACGACCGGCTGGTTCGCGCGCGACGCCGAGACCTTCGCCAGGGTCTCCGCCGTGATGTTGGGCGAGGCGATCCCGACCGTTCTGCCGACGCGGCTCGTGGTTGCCGTCGACGCCTTCGGCTTTGCCGACGCTGGGGTGGCGGCGGCCCTGCAGCCGATGGTGAAGCGCCTCGCTGGGCTGATCGGCCACAGCCGCGAGGAGGTCATGGCACCGCAGGGCCTGTCGGTCTGGGCGCGGGCCCAGCGTGCCCTGCAGCCGGTCGAGGCCTATGCGACGTTCAAGGACTGGCTCGACACGCGCAACCCGCGCATGGCCTTCTCGGTGGCGCGCGGCCTGCTGGCGGGGGCGTCGGTTCCGGTCAGCGAACAGAACTGGGCCAACCTCATGCGCCAGGAGGCGCGGGCCCGCATGGCCTACCTCTTGCCGCCCGGCACCATCCTTTGCCTGCCGACCACGCCTTTTCCCGCGCCGCCGACCGGCCAGCCGCTCGCCGTGCTCGATCCGCTGCGCGACCGCATCACCTGCCTCTGTGCCCATGGCGGACTGGCGGGCCATCCTCAGGTCAGCCTTCCGGGCGCGACGGTTGACGGCCTGCCGGTCGGCCTGTCCATCATCGGCGCGCCCGGCAGCGACGCCGGCCTGGTCGCCGTGGCCCGCGCCCTCGACGCGGCGAAGTAG
- a CDS encoding RNA methyltransferase — MGRASKGRPTAEAAPVIVMVRPQLGENIGMAARAMLNCGLSALRLVSPRDGWPNERAWRAASGADIVLDKAGVFEAVGEAVADLEHVVATTARNRELVQRIVTARQAAIDMRDWIARGRKVGILFGPERTGLENEDMVHADTALTIPLNPQFSSLNVAQAVLLVAYEWMTAGDPTPAERMADHAARPATKEELENLFAHLERALDESGFLRHKAMRPSMVLNLRALLQRAAMTEQEARTFHGVIKFLSKHQHEE, encoded by the coding sequence ATGGGACGGGCATCGAAGGGGCGACCGACGGCGGAGGCAGCCCCGGTCATCGTCATGGTGCGGCCGCAGCTCGGCGAGAATATCGGCATGGCCGCGCGCGCCATGCTGAATTGCGGGCTGTCGGCGCTGCGGCTGGTGAGCCCGCGCGACGGCTGGCCCAACGAGCGCGCATGGCGCGCCGCCTCGGGCGCCGACATCGTGCTGGACAAGGCGGGTGTGTTCGAGGCAGTGGGCGAGGCGGTGGCCGATCTCGAGCATGTCGTGGCGACCACCGCGCGCAACCGCGAGCTGGTGCAGCGCATCGTGACGGCGCGCCAGGCTGCTATCGACATGCGCGACTGGATCGCGCGGGGCCGGAAGGTCGGCATCCTGTTTGGGCCCGAGCGCACCGGACTCGAGAACGAGGACATGGTCCATGCCGACACCGCGCTCACCATCCCGCTCAATCCGCAATTCTCCTCGCTCAATGTCGCGCAGGCGGTGCTGCTCGTGGCCTATGAATGGATGACCGCCGGCGATCCGACGCCGGCCGAGCGCATGGCCGATCACGCCGCGCGGCCGGCGACCAAGGAAGAGCTGGAGAACCTCTTCGCCCATCTGGAACGCGCGCTCGACGAATCGGGCTTCCTGCGCCACAAGGCGATGCGGCCCTCGATGGTGCTCAATCTGCGCGCGCTCCTGCAGCGGGCGGCGATGACCGAGCAGGAGGCGCGCACGTTCCACGGCGTCATCAAGTTTCTCAGCAAGCACCAGCACGAGGAGTAG